The segment AAACTACAATATTACATttctaaacaaaaacagctaCCAACACCAACAGCTGTTAAGACCTTAACCAGGGTGTTGCCACTTGTCATATCTTACAACAGTTAACGTAACCTCACTGAAACGATGTAACCTAACTAAACACGGTGCAGTCAGCACAGACATTACAACTACATTAGTAAGAGTACACTAATAATAAGATGTGAAGTGCTTTGTGACTTTAATCCtactcaaaaaaataaatgaaaaatataaaggatGAGTTGGCTGAtaactgccaactgaagaagCCGCCAAGCCACCGTGCCTTTCATACTCAAACATAAATGTATACAAAAGTGTGTGCCAGATACatagaataaataaacacacactaacactcactgtatgacattaacataaaacaatgaatgcacGTTACTTATCgctgattatttaaaaaaaaaaaaaaaaaacagctcatagAAAGACTGCACGCTCTTACTTTGACGTGCAGAAACAACGTCATCATCTGGGTGATCACGTGCTATCCGAAAATGGCAGAGTAATATATGTGCATTTTCGTTCGGACCAGAGGAAAGTTTGTttcaaaactctgtgtgtgtaaaaagcaaatccACACGCGTAGAACTGAgatccacaaatgtttttttgattcacaaataaaaactgagttcACAAACAAATGCCTGTTctaaagttgtaaatgttaggaagatattcacaaatgcaattaatttaatgtattcacagatatttttttttttatttgtggaatgtgtttgtgtatttgcagatcCACTTTAtacttgcaaaatatttttgtgagtttacaaatcttttttttgtatttgtggtaTATGTCATTTCCCGCATTGCCACAAATACCATCTCATTCCTTCACACAGATACAGGTGAGTGTCTCTTACCTGTGACTGAGCCCTCAACATTAGCAGCAGCTCCATGCGCTCATCACTGGACAGATTGGACCGGTCACAGGGCACTCGGGCAAGCTCCTCCCTACAtttcaaagttttgtttttacagaacaGATCCACGACCAGGTTATCATCAAGACCACTGACAGCACACTCATAAAAGGTTCCATTGAGCAGGGCCACAGAGAGCCACATTATAGGAGCCACACAAGCTCCAGTGAAGATGCTAAGGAACACCCTGAGGCAGCCACAGCAGTTCCCACGGGGGCACAGCTTCATGCAATCGAGGCAGCAGCCGGTATAGAGCCTCCAAAACCTGGTGCTGAAGAAGAGACCCAAAACCAGCAGCACTGCAGCCGGGCCCAGCAGGAAAGTCAGCCCATAGGCAAAGTTCTGGTCATGGTTGCACGGGCACTGAAAGGAAACCATGGAGAAGACTCGCTCCCCACCTATAGTCAGGAGAGCCATGAAACTGTAGCCAATGGTGGCTTTCTGGTTCATAAAGAAACGCAAGACAGTCTGGAAGTTATCCATAACATCAGCAGAGAGGTTTCCGACACACTCCACGAGAAATTAACCaaagtgaaagaaagagagtgaaaagtgaaaaagttGATTGTCTGTGCAGCCGGCAGGCATTTCCTGTCTCGTGTTCTCTCAAAACACATCTGCCAAGCCTATCTGTGCCCCTCCTTTTGGCTGGCTCTCTTC is part of the Epinephelus fuscoguttatus linkage group LG8, E.fuscoguttatus.final_Chr_v1 genome and harbors:
- the LOC125892877 gene encoding calcium homeostasis modulator protein 5; this encodes MDNFQTVLRFFMNQKATIGYSFMALLTIGGERVFSMVSFQCPCNHDQNFAYGLTFLLGPAAVLLVLGLFFSTRFWRLYTGCCLDCMKLCPRGNCCGCLRVFLSIFTGACVAPIMWLSVALLNGTFYECAVSGLDDNLVVDLFCKNKTLKCREELARVPCDRSNLSSDERMELLLMLRAQSQIAGWCIIIITAIGALLGTCITNCRSKVSYLQLTFWKRYMDKEKERFDTFAVEYATKLAERNLQSFFENKDPDPFPFPNHKAWEEISAYYTFSRSEEYYSTLQRYVEKANRDFTPEKRPVLSFEHGIEMH